In Raphanus sativus cultivar WK10039 chromosome 5, ASM80110v3, whole genome shotgun sequence, the following proteins share a genomic window:
- the LOC108805101 gene encoding pyruvate kinase 1, cytosolic has translation MHSSHLLLEEPIRMASILEPSKSSFFPALTKIVGTLGPKSRSVETLSGCLKSGMSVARFDFSSGDAEYHQETLDNLKIAVKSTKKLCAVMLDTVGPELQVINKSEKAITLKADGLVTLTPNQDQEASSEVLPINFTGLAKAVKKGDTIFVGQYLFTGSETTSVWLEVDEVKGDDVICLSRNAATLAGSMFTLHASQVHIDMPTLSEKDKEVISTWGVQNKIDFLSLSYCRHAEDVRQTREMLKKLGDLSQTQIFAKIENVEGLTHFDEILQEADGIILSRGNLGIDLPPEKVFLFQKAALYKCNMAGKPAVLTRVVDSMTDNLRPTRAEATDVANAVLDGSDAILLGAETLRGLYPVETISTVGRICAEAEKVFNQDLYFKKTVKYVGEPMSHLESIASSAVRAAIKVKASVIICFTSSGRAARLIAKYRPTMPVISVVIPRVKTNQLKWSFSGAFEARQSLIVRGLFPMLADPRHPAESTSATNESVLKVALDHGKQAGVIKSHDRVVVCQKVGDASVVKIIELED, from the exons ATGCATTCGAGCCATCTCCTTCTCGAGGAGCCGATCAGGATGGCTTCTATCCTCGAGCCATCCAAATCT AGTTTCTTTCCGGCATtaactaagatcgtcggaacTCTCGGTCCTAAATCCAGATCCGTTGAGACACTCTCCGGCTGTCTCAAATCTGGCATGTCTG TGGCTCGATTTGATTTCTCTTCGGGAGACGCTGAGTATCATCAAGAGACGCTTGATAATCTCAAAATCGCTGTTAAGAGCACTAAGAAGCTTTGTGCT GTTATGCTTGATACGGTGGGACCTGAGCTTCAAGTTATCAACAAGTCTGAGAAAGCTATTACTCTTAAAGCTGATGGTCTTGTTACTTTGACTCCCAATCAAGACCAAGAAGCCTCTTCTGAAGTCCTTCCCATTAACTTCACTGGCCTTGCCAAG GCGGTGAAGAAAGGAGACACTATCTTTGTCGGGCAGTACCTGTTCACTGGTAGTGAAACAACTTCAGTTTGGCTCgag GTTGATGAAGTTAAAGGAGATGACGTCATCTGCCTTTCGAGGAATGCTGCTACCCTCGCTGGTTCTATGTTCACGTTGCACGCCTCTCAAGTTCACATCGATATGCCTACTCTTTCGGAGAAAGATAAAGAG GTTATAAGCACATGGGGAGTTCAAAACAAAATCGATTTTCTCTCATTGTCCTATTGTCGACATGCAGAGGATGTTCGCCAG ACCCGAGAAATGCTTAAAAAGTTGGGTGACCTCTCTCAGACACAAATATTTGCCAAGATTGAGAATGTAGAG ggACTAACCCACTTTGATGAGATTCTACAAGAAGCTGATGGAATTATTCTTTCTCGTGGGAACTTAGGTATTGATCTACCCCCGGAGAAG gtgtttttgtttcaaaagGCGGCTCTTTACAAGTGCAACATGGCTGGAAAGCCAGCCGTTCTTACCCGTGTTGTTGATAGTATGACTGATAACTTACGACCAACTCGTGCTGAGGCAACGGATGTTGCTAATGCTGTTTTAGATG GAAGTGATGCAATTCTTCTCGGTGCTGAGACCCTTCGCGGTCTGTACCCTGTCGAGACCATATCAACTGTCGGAAGGATCTGTGCTGAG GCAGAGAAGGTTTTCAATCAAGATTTGTACTTCAAGAAGACTGTCAAGTATGTTGGAGAGCCGATGAGTCACCTTGAATCTATTGCTTCTTCAGCT GTAAGGGCAGCAATCAAGGTTAAGGCATCAGTCATTATATGCTTTACCTCTTCTGGAAGAGCAGCCAG GTTGATTGCCAAATACAGGCCAACAATGCCGGTTATTTCTGTAGTCATTCCCCGAGTTAAGACAAATCAGCTGAAATGGAGCTTTAGTGGAGCCTTTGAG GCTAGGCAGTCACTTATTGTCAGAGGCCTCTTCCCCATGCTCGCTGACCCTCGTCACCCT GCGGAATCAACAAGTGCGACGAACGAGTCGGTCCTGAAAGTTGCGTTGGACCACGGGAAGCAAGCAGGAGTGATCAAATCGCATGACAGAGTAGTGGTGTGTCAGAAAGTTGGTGATGCATCTGTGGTGAAGATCATCGAGCTAGaagattga